CTTCGGGCAGTCTTCGCGCGCGCCCATCGCGGTCATTCGCAAGTGTCCATCATCGATTGACACCGACTTTCGTCGCACGCGCGCCTTGAACAACTGATGAAAACCACGAAAAATCAACCTGAGGTATACGAATACTCTATTGACTCCGCAAGTTGCAAGGTTACGATCTTGGCTGTGTGTGTCCGATAGATCATCACGGAGATCAAGCGATGCCGAACATTCCTAAGACGGGTTTTCTGCGTGTGCGTCACATCATTGGAGACGAGAAGGCTGACCCGCCCATCCCGCCGATCATCCCCGTTTCGCGGTCGACATGGTACGCAGGGGTCAAGTCGGGCCGCTATCCGCGCCCGGTGAAGCATGCCGGGATGACGCTCTGGAGGGCGGAGGACATCCGCGCGCTGATCGAGGAGATCAACCGCAGCGAGGCCGCGTGATGCCTGGAACGAAAAAAGCCGCGGGCCCGGTGGTCGGCCAGGCGCCGCGGCGAACACACGAATCATCAAGCGCGCGTTCAGGTTGCCGCGTCGGCGCGCGAAACGCAAGCGCGAAAGGCGGCAATCATGGAATTCTCACCTGAAAAATCACCGGCGGAGATCCGGGCGCGCGTCCTGCGCGAACGCGGC
This portion of the Dichotomicrobium thermohalophilum genome encodes:
- a CDS encoding helix-turn-helix transcriptional regulator, which translates into the protein MPNIPKTGFLRVRHIIGDEKADPPIPPIIPVSRSTWYAGVKSGRYPRPVKHAGMTLWRAEDIRALIEEINRSEAA